Proteins encoded by one window of Chloroflexota bacterium:
- a CDS encoding extracellular solute-binding protein has product MVRFLNIVLVAILIGVLVVGCAPAVPAPMPTPTKAPVAAAVTPTPTKAPVPVATPTPENPVDWVELKAPVELVYWHTWTGIHEKAQAKLIDEFQKKYPNIKIKAEYAGDFTKSYQKLMAAIQAGSPPDMAVAYENNIANFAKAGVVVALDDYVASKKYGLSKESMDDFFKPVIQRVTYRQYGNKLLGFPFTVSDLIMYYNADMLKEAGVTTIPPKTWDEFLSACKAAKEKLGKNGYAVFHGPSPIHAMIYSFGGKSFSEDGTKALHDQPAGLKAFQLLETFIKGGYGYFITLAPTIGDDMNDFIAGKVAFIIRPSTILPFLKNGIKDKFKYGAALIPQAADNKDPATVMFGPSLAVFKSTPEKQLAAWEFLKFWTSREATVQWAIEAGFLPLRKSATEDPKYKAYLAADPLNRVAFEVMPYAKLEGPNIAAIGEIRNYEIAAAESVLTLKRSPEEAVKELTAKANKLLAESK; this is encoded by the coding sequence ATGGTGAGATTTCTTAACATTGTGCTGGTGGCTATCTTGATAGGGGTTCTTGTTGTTGGCTGTGCCCCGGCTGTGCCGGCCCCAATGCCCACGCCAACGAAAGCACCTGTGGCTGCTGCAGTCACCCCTACGCCAACCAAAGCCCCTGTGCCGGTAGCGACACCCACCCCGGAAAACCCGGTGGATTGGGTGGAACTGAAAGCTCCGGTGGAGCTCGTCTACTGGCATACCTGGACTGGGATACACGAGAAGGCCCAGGCGAAACTGATTGATGAGTTCCAGAAGAAGTATCCGAACATCAAGATCAAGGCTGAATACGCGGGTGATTTCACCAAAAGTTATCAGAAGCTGATGGCCGCTATTCAAGCTGGCAGCCCGCCTGATATGGCCGTAGCTTACGAGAATAATATCGCTAACTTCGCCAAGGCTGGTGTCGTGGTGGCTCTCGATGACTACGTGGCCAGCAAGAAGTATGGCCTCTCCAAGGAGAGCATGGATGATTTCTTCAAACCGGTCATCCAGCGCGTCACCTATCGTCAGTATGGCAACAAGCTGCTTGGTTTCCCCTTCACCGTCAGTGATTTGATTATGTACTACAATGCGGATATGCTGAAAGAGGCGGGGGTGACGACCATCCCCCCGAAGACCTGGGATGAATTCCTGTCCGCCTGTAAAGCAGCGAAGGAGAAGCTGGGCAAGAACGGCTATGCTGTCTTCCATGGTCCCTCGCCCATCCATGCCATGATTTACTCCTTCGGGGGCAAATCATTCAGCGAGGATGGCACGAAGGCCCTTCACGATCAGCCGGCCGGGCTGAAAGCCTTCCAGCTGCTGGAAACGTTCATTAAGGGTGGTTATGGCTATTTTATCACCCTTGCGCCGACCATTGGCGATGATATGAACGATTTCATCGCGGGCAAGGTGGCCTTCATCATTCGTCCAAGCACGATTCTTCCTTTCTTGAAGAATGGCATCAAGGACAAGTTCAAGTATGGGGCAGCTCTCATCCCACAGGCAGCGGACAATAAGGATCCAGCCACGGTGATGTTCGGGCCCAGCCTAGCTGTGTTCAAGAGCACGCCGGAAAAGCAGCTGGCCGCCTGGGAGTTCCTGAAATTCTGGACGAGTCGAGAGGCGACGGTACAATGGGCTATTGAGGCCGGCTTCCTGCCCTTGCGAAAATCGGCCACAGAGGATCCGAAGTACAAGGCGTATTTAGCGGCTGATCCGCTAAATAGGGTGGCCTTTGAGGTGATGCCTTACGCTAAGCTGGAAGGGCCGAACATCGCTGCTATCGGCGAGATCCGCAATTATGAAATCGCTGCGGCCGAGTCTGTGCTCACGTTGAAGAGGAGCCCGGAGGAGGCCGTCAAGGAGCTGACGGCGAAGGCGAACAAGTTGTTGGCTGAAAGCAAGTAA
- a CDS encoding nucleoside hydrolase, which translates to MRRVILDVDTGIDDAMAILLALRSRQLAIEAITTVAGNTIIEQVTENTLKVLELAGADDIPVAKGASRPLVRPLHLGRHVHGEDGLGNTNLPQPKLRPLSEHAVDLLISRVMASPGEITLITSGTMTNLALALLKEPRLAKEVKEVFLMGGAVARPGNVTPVAEANIWRDPEAAKIVFHSGMPLTMVGLDVTMKAILTPDHLEPIRSVPSPVNDFVLALLQHYMGSYRRSSGLSGCPLHDPMTVAVAIDRTLVTTADLAVEVETSGEFTSGQTVADRRKRREFPPPNVKVCLDVDAERFLRFFVNTLATESANLTLPG; encoded by the coding sequence ATGCGACGGGTGATCCTGGATGTGGACACCGGCATCGATGATGCCATGGCCATTTTGTTGGCTTTGAGGAGCAGACAACTGGCTATAGAGGCCATAACGACTGTAGCGGGTAACACCATAATAGAGCAGGTGACGGAGAATACGCTCAAGGTACTCGAGTTGGCTGGAGCTGATGATATCCCTGTGGCCAAGGGAGCGAGCAGGCCATTAGTCCGCCCTTTACATCTTGGTCGGCACGTGCATGGCGAGGATGGGTTGGGCAATACGAATCTTCCTCAGCCTAAGCTGCGGCCTCTGTCGGAACATGCGGTAGACCTTCTTATATCGCGGGTGATGGCTTCGCCGGGTGAGATCACCCTTATCACCAGTGGAACCATGACCAATCTGGCCTTAGCCCTTCTTAAAGAGCCCCGCCTGGCTAAGGAAGTCAAGGAGGTATTCTTGATGGGTGGGGCGGTGGCTCGCCCGGGCAATGTCACCCCGGTAGCGGAAGCCAATATATGGCGTGATCCCGAAGCGGCCAAGATTGTCTTCCATTCAGGCATGCCGCTGACGATGGTAGGCTTAGATGTAACGATGAAGGCTATCCTCACACCCGATCACCTGGAGCCGATTCGCTCAGTGCCGTCGCCTGTGAATGACTTCGTGTTGGCCTTATTGCAGCACTATATGGGTTCTTACCGGCGTTCCTCTGGCTTGTCTGGTTGTCCCTTGCACGACCCGATGACTGTGGCTGTGGCCATCGACAGGACGCTGGTGACCACAGCCGATTTGGCTGTGGAGGTGGAGACGAGCGGGGAGTTTACTAGCGGGCAGACAGTCGCTGATCGCCGCAAGAGACGGGAATTTCCGCCGCCGAATGTCAAGGTTTGTTTGGATGTGGATGCTGAGCGGTTTCTTCGGTTCTTTGTAAACACCCTGGCCACCGAATCGGCGAATCTAACTTTGCCGGGTTAA